One region of Scomber scombrus chromosome 10, fScoSco1.1, whole genome shotgun sequence genomic DNA includes:
- the LOC133987132 gene encoding chymotrypsin-C-like, with the protein MMKFVVLALFVAAAYGCGVPTFPPVVTKVVGGHDVVPNSWPWQISLQYNRNGEWRHTCGGTLISDQWVLTAAHCISDREYRVAMGKHNLIETEQAAVFMAPANIIVHEKWNPLFIRNDIALIKLESPVTFTDTIMAACLPPAGFILPHNNSCFVTGWGRLYTGGPIADILQQALLPVVDHATCSKSDWWGFQVKDTMVCAGGDGVVSGCNGDSGGPLNCQNATGAWEVHGIVSFGSGLSCNFPKKPTVFTQVSSYSDWISSKMVAY; encoded by the exons ATGATGAAGTTTGTGGTCCTGGCTCTCTTTGTTGCTGCTG CCTACGGGTGCGGCGTGCCCACCTTCCCTCCTGTGGTGACCAAGGTGGTTGGAGGACACGATGTCGTACCTAACAGCTGGCCCTGGCAG ATTTCACTGCAGTACAACAGAAATGGAGAGTGGAGACACACCTGTGGAGGCACATTGATCTCTGACCAGTGGGTCCTCACTGCTGCTCACTGCATCAG CGACAGGGAATACAGAGTGGCCATGGGAAAACACAACCTGATCGAGACCGAGCAGGCCGCTGTGTTCATGGCCCCTGCTAACATTATTGTGCATGAGAAGTGGAACCCCTTGTTCATCCG TAATGACATTGCCCTAATCAAGCTGGAGTCCCCTGTCACTTTCACTGACACCATCATGGCTGCTTGTCTCCCCCCTGCCGGCTTCATCCTGCCACATAACAACTCCTGCTTTGTCACTGGATGGGGTCGCCTTTACA CCGGAGGTCCCATCGCTGACATCCTGCAGCAGGCTCTCCTGCCCGTGGTGGACCACGCTACCTGCTCCAAGTCAGACTGGTGGGGCTTTCAGGTGAAGGACACCATGGTCTGTGCAGGCGGAGATGGAGTTGTGTCTGGTTGCAAC GGAGACTCTGGTGGCCCTCTGAACTGCCAGAATGCTACTGGCGCCTGGGAGGTTCACGGTATCGTCAGCTTTGGCTCCGGGCTCAGCTGCAACTTCCCCAAGAAGCCCACTGTCTTCACCCAAGTCAGCTCCTACAGTGATTGGATCAGCTCC AAAATGGTGGCCTATTGA